In the Plodia interpunctella isolate USDA-ARS_2022_Savannah chromosome 6, ilPloInte3.2, whole genome shotgun sequence genome, one interval contains:
- the modSP gene encoding modular serine protease isoform X1: protein MYVYGTFLLLTATIPVLTSVRKNDDHICRWSEHNCGGGHCISLDHKCDGIPQCPDGSDEADCGVVAELMIDEKPVLDRTKRQANRCRRDQWQCHDGSCIGFDGKCDGIVDCRDGSDETHPLCRNNKCQSNWFRCTYGACVDGTAPCNGIQECADNSDELLPRCRNATIEVNGQFKCDNGEMIPASSHCDGIADCSDGSDENIKACAGKTCYSYLFQCAYGACVDSGADCNGKQECADGSDESDELCNRSGGGTGQGSGVTPQPKPNSGKCTLPPYPAHGRYTVMNAPNASPGQTGDLYVLNVTCYQGYGAMGDTQVFCAEGTWTPETLPECIRFCKLNRHPSVEHSCRFTIGGVESSRPCNNYEPPGTVAWPECVKPSYFFLGELPTMRCGQDGSWDNNPTCTPDCGQVTPEGAELIIGGRRARRGELPWHVGIYKKTTTPYMQICGGSLVRPSVVISAAHCFWNDESKAQPAKNYAVAVGKLYRPWDDPNDDSQKADVTSIYIPTRFRGSASNFMEDLAVLLLSVSFVYKPHIAPVCLDFDENFDHLQLAEGTIGKVAGWGLTDVNGPASQVLKVVELPFVTYDVCFNESPPNFRAYITGDKICAGYRNNGTAVCKGDSGGGFVIAQYERGKYRYYLRGVVSTAPNDENLCNANTITTFTHLIKHAPFIKNYL from the exons ATGTATGTGTACGGGACCTTTTTGCTCCTAACTG ccACGATCCCAGTTCTGACTTCAGTTAGAAAAAATGATGACCATATTTGCAG ATGGTCTGAGCATAACTGCGGTGGTGGACACTGCATCTCTTTGGACCACAAGTGTGATGGCATCCCACAATGTCCAGATGGGTCCGACGAAGCGGACTGTGGCGTTGTGGc GGAACTAATGATTGACGAGAAACCAGTATTGGATAGGACGAAGAGACAAGCAAATCGTTGCCG GCGAGACCAGTGGCAGTGTCACGACGGTTCGTGCATCGGTTTTGACGGCAAATGCGACGGGATCGTCGACTGTAGGGACGGCAGCGACGAAACGCATCCCCTCTGCAGGAATAACAA GTGTCAAAGCAATTGGTTTAGGTGTACTTACGGCGCATGCGTGGACGGAACGGCACCTTGTAACGGCATACAGGAGTGCGCTGACAATTCTGACGAACTTCTGCCTCGCTGCAGAAATGCGACCATTGAAGTCAA TGGCCAGTTCAAATGCGACAATGGCGAGATGATACCAGCATCAAGCCATTGCGATGGTATTGCGGATTGTTCTGATGGCTCCGACGAAAACATCAAAGCTTGTGCAGGAAAAACATGTTACTCGTACTTGTTCCAATGTGCATACGGAGCTTGTGTTGATTCTGGGGCCGATTGTAATGGT AAACAAGAATGCGCTGATGGTAGCGACGAATCCGATGAGCTCTGCAACAGATCTGGTGGTGGAACTGGACAAGGATCTGGCGTCAC GCCTCAACCCAAGCCAAACTCTGGCAAGTGCACCCTCCCCCCGTACCCAGCGCATGGGCGTTACACCGTCATGAACGCACCTAATGCAAGCCCCGGTCAGACCGGAGATCTTTATGTCCTCAATGTTACCTGCTATCAGGGCTACGGTGCAATGGGGGACACGCAAGTCTTCTGTGCAGAGGGCACATGGACTCCTGAAACGCTACCAGAATGCATAC GATTCTGCAAACTAAACCGTCATCCCAGTGTAGAACACAGTTGTCGGTTCACTATCGGCGGAGTCGAAAGCAGTCGCCCTTGCAATAACTACGAGCCACCAGGCACCGTCGCTTGGCCTGAATGCGTCAAACCCAGCTACTTCTTCCTCGGAGAATTGCCCACCATGAGATGTGGACAAGACGGAAGCTGGGACAATAACCCAACTTGCACACCAG ACTGCGGCCAAGTGACCCCTGAAGGAGCTGAGCTCATCATTGGAGGGAGGCGTGCCCGGCGCGGCGAGCTACCCTGGCATGTCGGCATTTACAAGAAGACCACCACCCCCTACATGCAAATCTGTGGAGGGTCCTTAGTCAGACCGAGTGTGGTCATATCCG CCGCCCACTGTTTCTGGAATGACGAGAGCAAAGCACAACCAGCGAAGAACTACGCAGTGGCTGTTGGCAAGCTATACCGGCCTTGGGACGACCCCAACGATGACTCGCAGAAGGCtgat GTGACATCCATCTACATTCCGACGCGCTTTCGCGGCTCGGCATCTAACTTCATGGAAGACCTGGCGGTGTTGCTGTTGTCTGTATCATTCGTGTACAAGCCTCACATTGCGCCAGTGTGTCTGGACTTTGATGAGAACTTCGACCACTTGCAGCTAGCCGAGGGCACCATAGGAAAGGTAG CCGGCTGGGGTCTAACTGATGTGAACGGTCCAGCATCACAGGTTCTCAAAGTGGTGGAGTTGCCTTTCGTCACATACGACGTGTGCTTTAATGAATCGCCACCTAATTTCCGAGCATACATTACTGGAGACAAAATCTGTGCAGGGTATAGGAACAATg GCACGGCTGTCTGTAAAGGTGACAGCGGCGGAGGGTTTGTCATTGCTCAATACGAACGTGGGAAGTACCGATATTACCTCCGCGGAGTGGTGTCCACTGCTCCCAACGACGAGAATCTCTGCAATGCTAACACCATAACCACTTTCACTCATCTTATTAAGCATGctccttttataaaaaattacctgtGA
- the modSP gene encoding modular serine protease isoform X3, whose protein sequence is MYVYGTFLLLTATIPVLTSVRKNDDHICRELMIDEKPVLDRTKRQANRCRRDQWQCHDGSCIGFDGKCDGIVDCRDGSDETHPLCRNNKCQSNWFRCTYGACVDGTAPCNGIQECADNSDELLPRCRNATIEVNGQFKCDNGEMIPASSHCDGIADCSDGSDENIKACAGKTCYSYLFQCAYGACVDSGADCNGKQECADGSDESDELCNRSGGGTGQGSGVTPQPKPNSGKCTLPPYPAHGRYTVMNAPNASPGQTGDLYVLNVTCYQGYGAMGDTQVFCAEGTWTPETLPECIRFCKLNRHPSVEHSCRFTIGGVESSRPCNNYEPPGTVAWPECVKPSYFFLGELPTMRCGQDGSWDNNPTCTPDCGQVTPEGAELIIGGRRARRGELPWHVGIYKKTTTPYMQICGGSLVRPSVVISAAHCFWNDESKAQPAKNYAVAVGKLYRPWDDPNDDSQKADVTSIYIPTRFRGSASNFMEDLAVLLLSVSFVYKPHIAPVCLDFDENFDHLQLAEGTIGKVAGWGLTDVNGPASQVLKVVELPFVTYDVCFNESPPNFRAYITGDKICAGYRNNGTAVCKGDSGGGFVIAQYERGKYRYYLRGVVSTAPNDENLCNANTITTFTHLIKHAPFIKNYL, encoded by the exons ATGTATGTGTACGGGACCTTTTTGCTCCTAACTG ccACGATCCCAGTTCTGACTTCAGTTAGAAAAAATGATGACCATATTTGCAG GGAACTAATGATTGACGAGAAACCAGTATTGGATAGGACGAAGAGACAAGCAAATCGTTGCCG GCGAGACCAGTGGCAGTGTCACGACGGTTCGTGCATCGGTTTTGACGGCAAATGCGACGGGATCGTCGACTGTAGGGACGGCAGCGACGAAACGCATCCCCTCTGCAGGAATAACAA GTGTCAAAGCAATTGGTTTAGGTGTACTTACGGCGCATGCGTGGACGGAACGGCACCTTGTAACGGCATACAGGAGTGCGCTGACAATTCTGACGAACTTCTGCCTCGCTGCAGAAATGCGACCATTGAAGTCAA TGGCCAGTTCAAATGCGACAATGGCGAGATGATACCAGCATCAAGCCATTGCGATGGTATTGCGGATTGTTCTGATGGCTCCGACGAAAACATCAAAGCTTGTGCAGGAAAAACATGTTACTCGTACTTGTTCCAATGTGCATACGGAGCTTGTGTTGATTCTGGGGCCGATTGTAATGGT AAACAAGAATGCGCTGATGGTAGCGACGAATCCGATGAGCTCTGCAACAGATCTGGTGGTGGAACTGGACAAGGATCTGGCGTCAC GCCTCAACCCAAGCCAAACTCTGGCAAGTGCACCCTCCCCCCGTACCCAGCGCATGGGCGTTACACCGTCATGAACGCACCTAATGCAAGCCCCGGTCAGACCGGAGATCTTTATGTCCTCAATGTTACCTGCTATCAGGGCTACGGTGCAATGGGGGACACGCAAGTCTTCTGTGCAGAGGGCACATGGACTCCTGAAACGCTACCAGAATGCATAC GATTCTGCAAACTAAACCGTCATCCCAGTGTAGAACACAGTTGTCGGTTCACTATCGGCGGAGTCGAAAGCAGTCGCCCTTGCAATAACTACGAGCCACCAGGCACCGTCGCTTGGCCTGAATGCGTCAAACCCAGCTACTTCTTCCTCGGAGAATTGCCCACCATGAGATGTGGACAAGACGGAAGCTGGGACAATAACCCAACTTGCACACCAG ACTGCGGCCAAGTGACCCCTGAAGGAGCTGAGCTCATCATTGGAGGGAGGCGTGCCCGGCGCGGCGAGCTACCCTGGCATGTCGGCATTTACAAGAAGACCACCACCCCCTACATGCAAATCTGTGGAGGGTCCTTAGTCAGACCGAGTGTGGTCATATCCG CCGCCCACTGTTTCTGGAATGACGAGAGCAAAGCACAACCAGCGAAGAACTACGCAGTGGCTGTTGGCAAGCTATACCGGCCTTGGGACGACCCCAACGATGACTCGCAGAAGGCtgat GTGACATCCATCTACATTCCGACGCGCTTTCGCGGCTCGGCATCTAACTTCATGGAAGACCTGGCGGTGTTGCTGTTGTCTGTATCATTCGTGTACAAGCCTCACATTGCGCCAGTGTGTCTGGACTTTGATGAGAACTTCGACCACTTGCAGCTAGCCGAGGGCACCATAGGAAAGGTAG CCGGCTGGGGTCTAACTGATGTGAACGGTCCAGCATCACAGGTTCTCAAAGTGGTGGAGTTGCCTTTCGTCACATACGACGTGTGCTTTAATGAATCGCCACCTAATTTCCGAGCATACATTACTGGAGACAAAATCTGTGCAGGGTATAGGAACAATg GCACGGCTGTCTGTAAAGGTGACAGCGGCGGAGGGTTTGTCATTGCTCAATACGAACGTGGGAAGTACCGATATTACCTCCGCGGAGTGGTGTCCACTGCTCCCAACGACGAGAATCTCTGCAATGCTAACACCATAACCACTTTCACTCATCTTATTAAGCATGctccttttataaaaaattacctgtGA
- the LOC128671009 gene encoding CD151 antigen-like: protein MANKASCTSIFAALVLIVVNILVVLASLAFLTFGIWAMASPSTLSGVIQTIPYTVVKALLPPQVVTARLGAGVAAVSSVIGCIAIMGLRGAVSRSPFLLFMYASLIFLLLLLECALFYYFASSFIEKGLQDQDGQWTHAIRLILLCCEYNSSSSAEVSRPWSCCGVDAYPDNCTLQLAYDKDCRQTISSWVSSYQTTLYASLAGLHILLFSCALLRRQSASHSYS, encoded by the exons ATGGCGAACAAAGCTAGTTGTACGTCAATATTTGCCGCTTTGGTTTTGATTGTAGTCAATATTCTTGTAGtg CTGGCGAGCCTTGCATTCCTTACCTTCGGCATATGGGCAATGGCGTCTCCCAGCACTCTATCTGGTGTAATTCAAACCATTCCGTACACTGTTGTAAAG GCTCTGTTACCGCCGCAAGTGGTGACCGCTCGCCTGGGCGCGGGTGTTGCCGCAGTGAGCAGTGTCATAGGATGCATAGCGATCATGGGGCTTCGAGGGGCGGTCAGTAGGTCGCCATTCTTGCTCTTCAtg taCGCCAGCTTGATATTTCTACTTTTGCTGCTGGAATGCGCATTATTCTATTACTTCGCAAGCAGTTTCATTGAG aaaGGTTTACAAGATCAAGACGGCCAGTGGACACACGCAAtacgtttaattttgttatgctGTGAATATAATTCCAG TTCGTCAGCAGAAGTATCCCGTCCCTGGTCCTGCTGCGGAGTAGATGCTTATCCAGATAATTGCACTCTTCAGCTAGCATATGACAAg GACTGTCGGCAAACGATATCTTCGTGGGTTTCCAGCTATCAAACAACGTTATATGCTTCGCTGGCAGGGTTGCACATCTTATTGTTCTCCTGCGCACTGTTACGACGACAAAGTGCATCTCATTCTTACAGCTAG
- the modSP gene encoding modular serine protease isoform X2 yields the protein MYVYGTFLLLTATIPVLTSVRKNDDHICRWSEHNCGGGHCISLDHKCDGIPQCPDGSDEADCGVVAELMIDEKPVLDRTKRQANRCRRDQWQCHDGSCIGFDGKCDGIVDCRDGSDETHPLCRNNKCQSNWFRCTYGACVDGTAPCNGIQECADNSDELLPRCRNATIEVNGQFKCDNGEMIPASSHCDGIADCSDGSDENIKACAGKTCYSYLFQCAYGACVDSGADCNGKQECADGSDESDELCNRSGGGTGQGSGVTPQPKPNSGKCTLPPYPAHGRYTVMNAPNASPGQTGDLYVLNVTCYQGYGAMGDTQVFCAEGTWTPETLPECIRFCKLNRHPSVEHSCRFTIGGVESSRPCNNYEPPGTVAWPECVKPSYFFLGELPTMRCGQDGSWDNNPTCTPDCGQVTPEGAELIIGGRRARRGELPWHVGIYKKTTTPYMQICGGSLVRPSVVISAAHCFWNDESKAQPAKNYAVAVGKLYRPWDDPNDDSQKADVTSIYIPTRFRGSASNFMEDLAVLLLSVSFVYKPHIAPVCLDFDENFDHLQLAEGTIGKVAGWGLTDVNGPASQVLKVVELPFVTYDVCFNESPPNFRAYITGDKICAGYRNNGTAVCKGDSGGGFVIAQYERGKYRYYLRGVVSTAPNDENLCNANTITTFTHLIKHAPFIKNYL from the exons ATGTATGTGTACGGGACCTTTTTGCTCCTAACTG ccACGATCCCAGTTCTGACTTCAGTTAGAAAAAATGATGACCATATTTGCAG ATGGTCTGAGCATAACTGCGGTGGTGGACACTGCATCTCTTTGGACCACAAGTGTGATGGCATCCCACAATGTCCAGATGGGTCCGACGAAGCGGACTGTGGCGTTGTGGc GGAACTAATGATTGACGAGAAACCAGTATTGGATAGGACGAAGAGACAAGCAAATCGTTGCCG GCGAGACCAGTGGCAGTGTCACGACGGTTCGTGCATCGGTTTTGACGGCAAATGCGACGGGATCGTCGACTGTAGGGACGGCAGCGACGAAACGCATCCCCTCTGCAGGAATAACAA GTGTCAAAGCAATTGGTTTAGGTGTACTTACGGCGCATGCGTGGACGGAACGGCACCTTGTAACGGCATACAGGAGTGCGCTGACAATTCTGACGAACTTCTGCCTCGCTGCAGAAATGCGACCATTGAAGTCAA TGGCCAGTTCAAATGCGACAATGGCGAGATGATACCAGCATCAAGCCATTGCGATGGTATTGCGGATTGTTCTGATGGCTCCGACGAAAACATCAAAGCTTGTGCAGGAAAAACATGTTACTCGTACTTGTTCCAATGTGCATACGGAGCTTGTGTTGATTCTGGGGCCGATTGTAATGGT AAACAAGAATGCGCTGATGGTAGCGACGAATCCGATGAGCTCTGCAACAGATCTGGTGGTGGAACTGGACAAGGATCTGGCGTCAC GCCTCAACCCAAGCCAAACTCTGGCAAGTGCACCCTCCCCCCGTACCCAGCGCATGGGCGTTACACCGTCATGAACGCACCTAATGCAAGCCCCGGTCAGACCGGAGATCTTTATGTCCTCAATGTTACCTGCTATCAGGGCTACGGTGCAATGGGGGACACGCAAGTCTTCTGTGCAGAGGGCACATGGACTCCTGAAACGCTACCAGAATGCATAC GATTCTGCAAACTAAACCGTCATCCCAGTGTAGAACACAGTTGTCGGTTCACTATCGGCGGAGTCGAAAGCAGTCGCCCTTGCAATAACTACGAGCCACCAGGCACCGTCGCTTGGCCTGAATGCGTCAAACCCAGCTACTTCTTCCTCGGAGAATTGCCCACCATGAGATGTGGACAAGACGGAAGCTGGGACAATAACCCAACTTGCACACCAG ACTGCGGCCAAGTGACCCCTGAAGGAGCTGAGCTCATCATTGGAGGGAGGCGTGCCCGGCGCGGCGAGCTACCCTGGCATGTCGGCATTTACAAGAAGACCACCACCCCCTACATGCAAATCTGTGGAGGGTCCTTAGTCAGACCGAGTGTGGTCATATCCG CCGCCCACTGTTTCTGGAATGACGAGAGCAAAGCACAACCAGCGAAGAACTACGCAGTGGCTGTTGGCAAGCTATACCGGCCTTGGGACGACCCCAACGATGACTCGCAGAAGGCtgat GTGACATCCATCTACATTCCGACGCGCTTTCGCGGCTCGGCATCTAACTTCATGGAAGACCTGGCGGTGTTGCTGTTGTCTGTATCATTCGTGTACAAGCCTCACATTGCGCCAGTGTGTCTGGACTTTGATGAGAACTTCGACCACTTGCAGCTAGCCGAGGGCACCATAGGAAAG GTAGCCGGCTGGGGTCTAACTGATGTGAACGGTCCAGCATCACAGGTTCTCAAAGTGGTGGAGTTGCCTTTCGTCACATACGACGTGTGCTTTAATGAATCGCCACCTAATTTCCGAGCATACATTACTGGAGACAAAATCTGTGCAGGGTATAGGAACAATg GCACGGCTGTCTGTAAAGGTGACAGCGGCGGAGGGTTTGTCATTGCTCAATACGAACGTGGGAAGTACCGATATTACCTCCGCGGAGTGGTGTCCACTGCTCCCAACGACGAGAATCTCTGCAATGCTAACACCATAACCACTTTCACTCATCTTATTAAGCATGctccttttataaaaaattacctgtGA